The segment AGAACACGGTGCACTGGGCGGTTAGGTCGTCGTCGGTCCAGTCTGTTTGATAGGAGATAGGAGATAGGAAGATAGGAGACGGTGAGCGTATTGCACCGCATATTCAACACAATGATACAGGATTTTGCATTAGGCTTCAAAGGTGCCTGAGAAGATTCCTTAGGCTTTGAGCTATTGGAGTCATTACTTAGTCATTTAATCGGGgcaaattattttccaattaCGTACTTTAACTGCATTAATGAGTGTTGTTCTAGAAATTCATTTTCGAAACGATACTTATCCCCAATACGCGGAGGTCAAAAGTGTAATTCGTTTTTTGTCGCGCAATTGGTTCTCGTGACTTTTTCCTTCTCGTTCAATGTCTCCCTCTCTGGCAttctactaaaaaaaaaaacagtcaaaaCAACCCACTTACCAACCGACCGCTTCTGCGACCCGCCACCGTTCGTTTCGATGTTTTCGTTCTCGTCGAACCGCAGCTCCTGCTTGCGGGCCTGCATCAGAAGATTGATCATGTCGTGGCGCACGATGCCGCGCTGTTCACGCTGCGTGATTGTATCCATCACCACGTGTCGGAAGAAGCTGGTCATCTTCGCGCTAAACAGACGCAATCGAAGCGCACGCATCACGCGCGGAAAGGACGAAAAGGCCAGGAACTTCAGCCCCTGGACGCCATCCAGGTTGGTCAGCTCCTTGCCGAGTGTGAAGAACGCGTTCGCCCGGTCGCGGAACGAGTTGATCTCAATGCCAAACGCGCAGGTCGCCACTATGTCGTTGCCGAACCGGCGGAACAGCTCCTTCATCTCGAGCTCGGCGGTTCCGTCCGCGCCCAGCTCCGACCGGATCGTCCGCACCGCCCCGTCACAGTAGCTCGTGATCAGCCCGAACATTAGCCGCATCTTGCTGCcggtaaaggccgggctaagGATAGTGCGCATGTTGCGCCAGCGCGTGTCGCGCATCGCAAACAGCGCCCGCCCGAACAGCGGGTCATGGTTTTCGTCCAGCTGAATGCGGTGGTTGACGAAGTGGTCGAAATCCTTGATGCAGATCTGCTTCACCAGCTCCAGATCGCGCACCACGTAGATCGGCGAAAGGAAGTCGAAGTAGCCGAAGAACCGATGGCTGGCGAAACGGTGATACATATCGCTCAGCACATCGGTTAGCAGCCGCTTGCGCGTTATGAAGTCGGCCCCATTGCCGAGCAGCGGTACTGGCGGGAGGTACGGTACGCCCCGGTCGGCAAAGAATCGCGTGCTCCGCACCACCACATAGTAGTAGAGCAGGGCTAGCAGGGCCACCAGCAGGACACCCTCGAGCGAAAAGAGCAGCGAGGCAAGCGTACCCAACATGTTGTCTCTTAAACACACCTTAGAATTGTACTAACTGTACTATTGGAATTGTAGAATTGTAGTCCGGTGCGAACAGATACCAGAACCTTCAAATTTCTGGAATATCGGGAAGGTTTGCTTCAAACGACTCACTCCCGGAAGGACCGTGAAGATACTGAAACCCTTGCCACCTTTTCAAACACTTGACAGCGGCGTGTGCCTCGCGCGCGCTATCTGTGCCTGGTGAAGGCGCATTAGCCCGTTCAGCGTGCAAATATTTGAATTGATAGCAATTTTACGCGATTGCCATCGCCTGGCATATATGCAAGTCACGGTCAGGGCTAAAAACGCAGTAGTTGTTATGCCACACACTAGTAGAGTCATGCCGTCTCAAATGTCCATAAGTCTAGGAGGAGTTTTTATGCAATTGAACTCACTTTGCTGGAGCAACACCGACTACAAACTTCACTATAAATGCTACCAAGTGCGCTttaatccttcaaccagacaTGATCCAGCGGAAAACTTTTGAACATGAACTTTTACCCACAAATGGTCCAAAGTCTGGaccagtgtgtgtggtggCAGCATCCAAATGTAGCAGCGCAGCTCCTACCGCCTATTATCTTTGCGTGATGCTGTGCAACACAGGAGGTTTGGGGGTGAGGACTTTTTACGTTTGATAACGGGTCGTCCTCATCGTCAAGATAAGATATCACAGTGCCCGGTCATGATCTGCTTAATTTTTCCCGCTTTGTTTACACTCTGTTACGGCCCGGTTCAATTGGTTGTTTTAGCACGGTGACTTGGCAGATTTGTTCTACGCTTGTGTCAAGTGTCAccatatttgtttatttttgtttgctcccaCTCCACTTGCACTCCACTCGGGGAAAGGGTGCACCAGTGCATCAGCTGTTTGGATTGTTCGCGATTGACGCAGTGGTTATCAGCGGCAATCGTggtttttgtctttttgttaAAATCTACGCAACAATTGAAGTGTCGCTACGGCTCCCTTATAGACGGTGTGTAGATTTACCTTTATTATATCGGTGTATTGCAGATGAACTGCTTTCTGTGTGGGGTATACTGTAGTGTGGTCCTACTGGAAAAgctgaagaaaataataatgaacatTAAAGGAAACTAATATATGTATTTACAGTCGGCATAAGGAAATAGAAGTTACTCTAAATTCTAAACAAATTTTTGGAATTGAAATTGGCTTTCGGAAAGTTTCGCCTAGCCTTCATTTAAATTGCACATTCGTTATGTCAGCTTATCAATTTTCGGAAATTAGTTGCTTTTTTGCTGAAAATTACTTTCatagaaataaaatcaaagaCGTCTATGTCTAACTAAATATGAATATTATATCTCGatgtaaaattgtttaaattgaaCATCTGGTGCTTGAAAATTCTATGTAATTGCTCGCTTTCCCCCTTTTTATCGATGTTGGACCATCATTGCACTATAGTGCCATGGAACTCTACGAATGTTCCAACACTTAATAAATAACGGAAAATCTCTTTCTGAGgaggataaaaataataaatacaaatcaaaacaaaaaaggctgaGATTAAAACAAGAGAAAACTATTTCCTATTAGTGGGTttatttgccaaaaaattcgaaaaacaaaatatgaaattgataaaacatataaataaaGTGAGAAAAGCAAAGAACATGAAAGAAGGTGTCaatgtgtttattattttagtgATGCACCgtcaccattttttttttttttgttgaaagcttgaaattatttcaaacacGTTATTAAGAATGTGAAATTTGACAACTTGAGGGTTAAGAACATGGACATAATTTTCAACATAAATTTCACCGCTTTCTAATGACGGAGCAATCTTCATTAAGCTTATTTGTTTAGAACGACACAAAAGTAGATTCTGTCTCCCATTCAACCCACCACACCCGTCCAAAGACAGGGTAATAACCCCCTGGTACCCCGCTGGGAACTGCTTGTGACAAGGTGTGTGACAACTCTGCGGTCACAAGTTAAACGCCCGTACCGGCTGGGCAGCACACCACCTCGAGCTCACGCTGTGTCCCGTCCAAAGCCGCTCATCGCTTTGCCGTTTGACTTAATCCCTAGCTCCGCAGCAACATCTACATCCTGACCGAACCGATTCATTCCGGATCACTCCCTTTCGATTGCCCCTGGCGCACCACCAGCTAGAAGCGCCTCGGCGATCATGAGCTCAAGGGCTCGAGAATAAGTGCTCGGTCGAGTAAGCGCTTGCGACTTTTCCGTACAGCTGCACTTTACAGCTTAATTAGTAGCCGTTCAGGCCGAAAAGCTTAAGCTGGGGCGTGTTGGTGCGGACGCGTGCACCAGCACCCTTGCCTGAACTTAACCCCTTCACCATCGCACACAGGCTCGACACATCCGCCACGCTATATGGTTGAAAGCTAGTTTGTTTTGGCAAACGTTTGCCATAAAACCTGCGACGATCCTACCTGTTTTGATGCGTTGATCCTTTCCTTACTTTCAGTGcgcaaacaaaatcattatCGGTTACAGCGTATAGGTACGGTAATATCATAAGCAGTAATAAGGTTGTGTTgaattgttaaaaatgattACCGTCATATACACACCGCTGTGGAACATCGAAAAAGATAATCGTGAGTTGTGTGCATCTATTTTAGAAGCTTAGGTTGCGTTTAGAGTCCTTTCTGAACTGTGTGGGTTTTTGGATATTActgtaaaatatttaaactgcaataaaatataataacattgttttactaaaaacaAGTTTAATCAGAAGGTAaagtaataatataataatgtaACATGTAATAATTTAACCACATTATTCATATTTTCCTGTCTACtgatacaatcgtcaactcgcacgacataacaacatgctcgttaTGTGTTCAAACTCCATATGGATTGTGCGCCTGATACTTTgaagtatttatttatgtttttttttaattcatttttttatttatccaACTGTCAAAAGTTTCTTGGTTAATCTTTGTCAGGATAAATAAACGTTACAAAAtgaagaacaaacaaaacactgatTTAGTTCGAATCTGCATGGATAACAGCCTGTCTTTGAAGGAATGTAGGAATGCCTTATAATGCCATGAGTAATCAAAAAGTCACTCCATTTTCGCTAGAGGCAGATCTTGACCGCTGACAGtcgttgtgccaaagaagaaagatTGGTATATGCCTTTGGCAGCATACTTTGATCATAACGTTACAGTCTTTCTACGAGTTACGCATATAATGCGTTtcggagacattcgcgtaagtCAGATGTCATATTTTTCAGATTAAATATGTTTGTGAAATAGTTacttaaattaaaatgaattacATACATTCATACACCTAACTACAGGTTGTCCCCAAGACACGCAATTAACGCGGCCCGTGAAGAAACCGCGCATATTTCGCatatttccgcgtaagtcgaatttcaccGTTTCCAGCAAAATTCCGCCTAATTTTACAGTAATTTTGCTTGAAGGGACAGtttttttccaatattttttttttttgtttcacataATTTTGACTGAcgtttacttatttatttatgttatacctTCTGGAACGAATTACGAATATCGACCAGTAGGTAATTGATTCTGCATTTGACAATTTATGTGCCAAATCAGTACTTAAATAAACTGTTAAACTTAGACACTCACGTATCTCGGTGACTACCTGTGCTTGTTTTATGCAATTCGTGtagaaaatttgaaatttgcaattgaaaacaattgtcaaatgcaaataaaaaatcaatttatttgcatttgacaattgttCAAGTTAAAATTGCCTATTTGTCACATGATGTGTGAAAGCTTGATAATTCGCATAgctcgagtgtcgcgtaactcggggaaagactgtatatTGGCATGATTCATACTGGTTCATTGGtttcaattattcaatttaagGGGAATTCTTGATTCGATtggttcactttttttttacaatttgggGAATGTTACTACGCAGTGTTTAGGTCAACTTGTTTTTGATGACTGTGATTTATACCTGATGGACTTTGTCATTCATTATTAAATCATGAGTATaatatattgttattttatcacttttatcATTAAGGTGTCTGTGATgattataattttataaataacattacttttaaaattaatattgttgATATAACTCAatgatgataatgaaaatCAATGTTTTTGTAGCTTTTGTTACTAACAATTTTAtcatgtttcatgtttatttttgtggtctgtttaagtgtttttttgttttattattattattattattattattattgttattattatttttcttactATGTTTGTATTATTcatattattatgattattttaataattattagtATAATTTTTTCGATGAAACCGcagataaataaaatagttatgtttctagttttattacatatgtttacaaacatttttaattaatgcaAATATTATCGTTtatcatttgtttttaaaaagaaaaaaactgaaagaagataaataatatttttacttttagaATCAACTTGTATGAGAGCGAATGTTTGTCGCACCTTTCTCACTTGttatatttgatttgattgttcGACCTGTTATGTATACTAGTTACacttttgaatttaatttttcaaataacttgttttgtttaaactgATTTTACTCAAAGCACTAGATACATTTTTCGCCCTTATTTATGTGACCGGTCGTACTTTACACGCTGCAACAGCTTTTTACACTCACTGCAACAGCTTCACACAGGTAGCAAGAGGGGCAGTCGGTCTATCCCGCCATCCGAGGGTGGTTTGTTTTCATCACCGACATAATTAAATTCCTGCCGTTCTTTAATGCTGCCCCAACGCGGTCCCAGGTAAAGCACCGAACAATTCATGAAACCGAACGACTAGTTTGGCAATGAAGCTGTTGCAATGCTACAACGTAAAGCGACAGCTAGTTGGGCTAGCCTGCGGACCAAGGGGCAAGGTTTTGACTACAGTTTTAGCTTTTGGAACCGTTCCTTGCCATAACACATCATGCTGTACCTCACTTTGATGACCCTTTCAAAAAAATCGCCCGGCAGAACGCTTACCCCCAAACGATGTGCTCAACAGTGAAACCAATAAAATGGAAGGGTGTAATTGTTAGTGTAGCAACGCGCGGATGGATACTTATTTTAGGCTGAACGGATTTTTTGTAGCTGAAGGTTTGGATGGCGTATAACTTAGCTTGATAGCAGCCCGATAAGAGATACTAATTGTTTCAAATGCTCCCTTTATTAATGATTCGGTGTTCATTCGCAGCGTTCAATTGATAACGAACCATCTGACGAAGATTTATTGAAATGGCCCATTCGCTCCGGACAGGCTGATGCTGCCAGAACGGAGGGAGTATGATTGTGGGGTGGACGTGAGAATCGTTACAAGCCCCATACTGGAACACGTACGGCTTTCTCACGCGCCTGTTCAAATGTATGCTCGAACGAGGGTGGCCGTGATGGTACGTCCATATGGTACGGTTGCGCCTTCCTCACGCGATTGACCCCTCGTTAGCTAACCAGCTTTTGAATATTGCTGGTATGTAGTCAGCATTTCCCTACCCTTTTCCGCTCAATCGCTCTTCATCTCTTATTTCCATTAGATTGAGAACAAGCTAAGCATttatttgacaattgatgtaTGCAACTTGTCTGCTGTATTAGCGATATTAGTACGTTTTGATCTTGCTTCTATGCGAAGAGGTTAGTGATTTTATAGATTAGTATATGACATCACAAAAGACCAACAAAGTGTGCCAAATGTAACAGAACCACCGAAAACACTCTGAGATTATGTTTCCAAACCATGCTAATGGTCCAAATCAATGAGGTTTGTGTTTATAGGCGCCTGATGCCGGATGCCACTAATTCAGATGTCTTTATCCGCAAAAAAGCTCAAGTTAATAGTATTTGAAGCAAGTTTGTAGAGGACTCTAGCACTCTAGAATCTTTATTCATGAACAGTTTATTTCTGTAATGCGTGCCAGATAGTTTAGTTTGAACATATTTTAGTGCAATGCGGCTTTTCTATCAAAGTTTGAGTGCAAAATAAATCTGCAAATTAATATTACAAATCTCCAattaatacaaataaataaataaatatataaaaatcttATAAATGCACGTCTACGTCAAGTCCACTTGGAAAACCAGTTGAGAAGATCACCCAATATCGCAGTAGGCGACGAATACCCCGAAGAATTCTCGAAAATGTCTTTAAAATTCGGtaacaaaattataaaaaaataattataaaaggTCTCCTACTAGATacatttttatgcaaatcCTCAAAATCACAATTAAAAGCGGGATAGTTTAGTAGCAAAGTGGATCCGATATTTTTAACAATATTTAACTTGATGTCAaggtatgatgatgatgaaaaataatagAATAAGCTTGTTAAAAGAAAACCGAATCGCTTGCGACTTTGAACCGCTCGTGTATTTCTTGCAAAAACTGCACACGATCATTGGATCAGCCTATCACTGCTTATTGACACAAACAATtcgaaaaacagtttaaaaggAACGTGTACGCTCACAACATAACAACTTTagattgtttatttaataaattaacatCATCGTATTACATCGAGCACTCGCATAGCAAATGTAAGCAATGGTATGCACGTTGGCAGAACCTACGCTGAAGATTTCTTCGCGATTGTCGCATTTTCTACAGCATTGGGCTTCTTTTGTATACAGTTTAGCGCGATATTTCTCCTTAAGTGTAGAGATGCTATAACACATTTATGAATTGTCGAAATTGAACCAAAACACGCAATACAGGTGGCCTCctagatacacggttaatagAGACCTAAAACCAAGACCGGCCGCAAAATGCCGAGTagctcgaatttccgcgtaggTCGAATCACGtaatttccagccaaaatataattaattttcgTATCATTTTGTAAGTAGTGGGTGGTTTAGCcactttattattttattaaatattaacTGAGTTAATAGTTAATAATAGTTTAATAATAGTTTTAACcctttttaaaatggttttaaacGTTCTATCAAAAGAGAATTTATTAAGAATTTTActttgatgtgtcaaatcagtaaaatttgctcaaagaaatgtcaaatttagaaaccgcgtatctccgaagcCGCGTACTGTATATCTCGGGGACTACCTGTACAGGTCTTTAGAATGTCGCTAAGcttaaattgaattgaagtGATTAAGATTCACGAATTTGAATCAATCTTTGAATTGATtaaatgaatctgaatctcgcTTGTGAAGATTCAcgaatttcaaatattcatatagcttcttcttgtttttcttcttagcGTAACAACTTATgtggtcatgccagcctatacaaGCATTCAAGACTTCAAGAACCAAGATACCTCGTAGCCGGATAGCCTGTTTTCCAACGGGGAGACGTATTtaaacccacgacgggcatttCGTGGGAGTGAGCTCCTGTACAATGGGATCGCGccaattcaatattttaaaaatcatacaTGCTTAATAACTCATGAATCCCTGAAGATTTATAAATCTTCacggattcatgaatcttttgaaATTCGATTTGAGATTCGAACCACTCTTCGCTGAAGATTCGTATGAACGAATCTCAACGAAAAATGCATGAACCCCAACACTACTGCAAATCAGTTGTTGCAACTTAATTTCATACTAGAGGAGGGAAATAATTGAAAGGATAAAGAGGTAAAGTAAAAGCTATCGTATTGAAGAACAACGTTGATGCCGATTAATAATTTGAGATGATCATCGACATATGCATAAGCTGAACGGTTTCCAGAGCCCACTATGTGCGCGATACAAGAATATACGGGGTATCATTGCTAATTCAAATTGGCCAGATTAAGGATTTCGACACGTGTAGCTTAAAGTTTATGTGTTAagcgttttgcaaaaaaaaatacatgggTTTAAATTGAAGCGTAGATGAGCTCTTGCCCGACGTTAAACAGTTAGAATTAGTTTCACTTctgagcagcagtagcagcaataATGACAgctattttaaaaacaaccaCAATTTGCAACTTTAGACATGGTAAAATCCGAAATGGGTTTAGACGCAGCCTGTTTATTGTCGTATCAAAACATATATTCTTTTTCATATCGAGATAAATGTCAATTCTCCATCAAGCACGAAACGGTACCTTGCACTGGCTAGAACAGGAGTCTCCAAATTACGGCTTGCGGACTGCATGACTTTAACCGCGATGACTTTATaaagttaaaaataaatagttcattattttcactatataaatcaaaattttaGTGTTTGCTTTTATAAACGAAAATCAAAGTTCTATTATAGACAGCTGAAGAAATGTATTATATTTAGTTGATATTTTATTATCTAAACGAAACTGTAACGTTTAGCCTTAGCTAAAATCCTCCAACAAAGTTTTTTGGCGATGCAATGCATCCCACGGAACTGAAAACTGTTAAGGTGGGGTTAAGGGTGGTAAGTAGTTTACCAATGCGCTCACAACACGATCAACAATCTAGAACGACTTTTGACGTGTGCGGAGGAAAAGCGTACCAAAACACTCGCTTAATGGTTTGCGCCAACAAGGCCCCGTCCCGGAGTTGCCCTATTCCCGAATGGGTAATTTGGCACTGTATCGTGTCACCTTCGCTACCCGCGCGAGCTGAGAATAAAAAGAGGATGCTATTCTATTTGTGAagtcttgtgtttttttttttgtccatctctctattttttgctgttgccctTTCTGTTCTACCTCACTGTCTCGTTCATGTTTGTTGTGcctttgtgttgtgtgccgGAGGATCTCTAGCGCTTTTGTTTGTAATAATCTCACCTCGTCCTTAATTTCCTACCCCTTCACTCCCCGTCGACACCGACCCCGTCGCATCGTTAGGCAGCGCACCGGCGTGCTGTTCATTCAAACCGAACGCAGCCCTGTTACCTGACCCGCCGTGCCGAGAATGAATCCTAGACGCGCGCAGGTACCGCCCTATTATTTTCCCTCTCTGTTTTGGTTTTCGTTCATACGGGTAAAACAGGGGGTTCGCCGCTTGCTCAGTGAATTGCAGCGCACGTTATCCTTGCGCGCTTGGTGTACCCCTGTGCGCTcgtatcagtgtgtgtgtttatgcagGGTAGTGCGCATGCGGGTTGATGTGTATATGCCGGTGTAAAGACCAACATACCGCAGGGTATAGAGCCGGGGCAGCCAATCGCAAGCGAGCATCCTTTTttctcgtttctttttttacaaggGGCCGACAAATGCGGCACTGGTATTGGTGTGCGGCAGGCGGCCTCGCCTTAGCAAAAGGACATTGCCGGTGTCCATTTAAAACAGGCGCACCCGAGCCGAAAGTAGATCAATCGAGTGCGAACCTTCAGCGAGCGCACTGTTGCAAAACCCGACCGAACCAGTAGGCGAGAAACCTTTCCGACTGTTAGTAACACCGTGACGTTGTGCTTTGGTGACATTCATACGCTGCCTCACAGGACCTCTGTGTGTTTGAGCGTTGTGctaagttgtgtgtgtgtgtgtgcgtgtgtgtatgcatctGTGCCCTCGCTAGGAGTGTAATTAGTGCTTCCGACAATcaagagcaaaacaacaaaaccaaacaacaaactcgTGCAGTGCTGCAAAGTGCAAACTAGACTGGCGATAAAAACGAATCACGCCGAATTTAATCAAGCCATCAACTATCAACGCGATCAACATTTCGCGCTTCGCCGCTAGATGATGTTCAGCAGCCTCCCGACGGCGCAGGAGCGCACAGGCCAGGACATGCAGTCGCCAGTGAGCTCACCCGAGCTCATCGATCCCCGCTTCAATCACATGCGCATACCAGCCTCTTCGAGTAAGTGTACTTCCTTTCCCACGGCCACGCACCGCAGAATCAAAgcagaaaagcaacaaaaggCCATCCCAAACTCCTGTTGCTCCggtattttttttgcatatgtTGTTTGCTTGACTGCAATGCTCCCCTTTCAACTTTTACAACGGAAGAGGGCGTGTGCGAATGAGTTGCTCATATTTCCGCCAGTGCTCGAGTTTTCCGTTTCCCCCCCTCGAAAAGAACCGCCGAAGTGTCGTCTTGCAGCATCGAAAAGGCGCTCACAAGCCTTGATCCTTTTTCAGTGCTGTATAGCCTACTTCCGGCCCGTTTCTTTGAACGCAACAACACCTCCTTTTGTTGCCCCTCCCGAATGGCTCCGATGAGCCTTTTTGTGTTGCGGCTGCTGTGTTGCTGTCAGTTAGTCGGCCACTCAAGGCAAACAATTGAATTTCGCAG is part of the Anopheles gambiae chromosome X, idAnoGambNW_F1_1, whole genome shotgun sequence genome and harbors:
- the LOC1277432 gene encoding cytochrome P450 9e2; translation: MLGTLASLLFSLEGVLLVALLALLYYYVVVRSTRFFADRGVPYLPPVPLLGNGADFITRKRLLTDVLSDMYHRFASHRFFGYFDFLSPIYVVRDLELVKQICIKDFDHFVNHRIQLDENHDPLFGRALFAMRDTRWRNMRTILSPAFTGSKMRLMFGLITSYCDGAVRTIRSELGADGTAELEMKELFRRFGNDIVATCAFGIEINSFRDRANAFFTLGKELTNLDGVQGLKFLAFSSFPRVMRALRLRLFSAKMTSFFRHVVMDTITQREQRGIVRHDMINLLMQARKQELRFDENENIETNGGGSQKRSVDWTDDDLTAQCTVFFFGGYDTVSTLSAFMAHELAVNPDVQERLRDEIDRVRSTIGSADKLNYETLQSMRYLDMVANETLRKWTPAPFLDRTCTKPYMLEDYDGRRVQLQPGDGLWIPAAAIMRDPQLFPEPDRFWPERFEPESAGAPVDSSAMLAFGLGPRNCIGSRFALMETKAVFFFLLTHFLLEAGPRTQHPIRLKKSSLGPCAEKGSWIRFRLRK